CACGTCGGAATTCACGCCGCCCTTGCTGCGGTCGTTCGACGGCGTCTGCGAGAATTCCAGCGAGATGCCTTTCAGCTCTGCCAGCGCGGCGGTGACATGCGGAAAGGTTGCGGCCTCTTCCAGCGCGGCCACCGCATCCACGGGCATGAAGCGCTCGGCATGCTCGTCGTAGTCGGAGTAGTAGCGCCCCAGCGTCGCCTTCGATTTCCCGGTCAGCGCGCAGGCGGCCTCTATGCCGACGTCCTTGACCAGCGCCTCGGTGTGCTTCTTCAGGTATCGTCCGACAATCGGCATCATTACTCCATCCGGCCCGGCCCGGGAACGGGCGGGGAACCTGCAAATTGCTTTCCCATTAGCCAAGCCTGTCAGAAATGTCATGTGTAAATGCAGTCTGGACTGTGCCGGACCGTACCAGTGCCGGACCGCTTGGCTTCGGATTGGCCGGGTTCCGTCTCGCCGCGCGTCGCGCGACAGGCGGTCCCCGGCCTGTTTTCGCCCTGTTACCACATGCGCCCGTGCTGCTGCATCCGGCCGCGAGGCCATCGCCCCGAAAACGCCGCAGGCGCGGCGAGACGGCCTTGTTCGTGGTGAATGTCCGGCGCTCCCCGCGCGCGCCCGGTTGCGAGGGTCGCGGTCTTCGGGCAAAGGGTTCGCCCATGGCCAAACTGCACTTCCATTATTCGACCATGAACGCGGGCAAGTCGACGTTGCTGTTGCAGGCCGCGCACAACTACAATGAACGCGGGATGCAGACGCTGCTGCTGACCGCCGCGCTGGACAGCCGTGCCGGGCCCGGGATGATCGGCTCTCGGATCGGGCTGTCACAGCCCGCGCGGACCTTCGACGCGGAAACCGATCTTCAGGCGTTGATCGCGGCGCGGCTGGCCGAGGGTCCGGTGGCCTGCGTTTTCGTCGACGAAGCGCAGTTTATGACGGGTGAACAGGTCTGGCAACTGGCGCGGGTGGTGGACGACCTGAAGCTGCCGGTCATGGCCTACGGGCTGCGCGTGGATTTCCGCGGCGACCTGTTTCCCGGCTCCGCCGCGCTTCTGGCGCTGGCGGATGTGATGCGCGAGGTGCGTACCATCTGCCACTGCGGTCGCAAGGCGACGATGGTGGTGCGGCAGGGACCGGACGGTCAGGTGCTGCGCGACGGGGCGCAGGTGCAGATCGGCGGCAACGAGACCTACGTCAGCCTTTGCCGCCGCCATTGGCGACAGGC
This region of Ponticoccus alexandrii genomic DNA includes:
- a CDS encoding thymidine kinase, which codes for MAKLHFHYSTMNAGKSTLLLQAAHNYNERGMQTLLLTAALDSRAGPGMIGSRIGLSQPARTFDAETDLQALIAARLAEGPVACVFVDEAQFMTGEQVWQLARVVDDLKLPVMAYGLRVDFRGDLFPGSAALLALADVMREVRTICHCGRKATMVVRQGPDGQVLRDGAQVQIGGNETYVSLCRRHWRQAMGDPGA